The Shewanella japonica genome has a window encoding:
- a CDS encoding sugar O-acetyltransferase has translation MSEFEKMTSGQAFNGGDRELNAMRDDATLMLVELNQTVDDASRLGLFKRLFAHFGEGSVIRSPFSCEFGKTISIGDNSFINLNVTMLDGSFITLGNNVLVGPNTQFYSASHDLDYRQRQQWQTHCLPIVVEDDVWIGGNAIINQGVTIGARSVIAANSVVTKDVPADCLYGGTPAKLIRHLSENNT, from the coding sequence ATGAGCGAGTTTGAAAAAATGACATCGGGTCAGGCATTTAATGGTGGCGATAGAGAATTAAATGCCATGCGTGATGATGCAACCTTGATGTTAGTAGAGCTTAATCAGACCGTTGATGACGCAAGTCGTCTTGGGCTATTTAAGCGCTTATTTGCTCACTTTGGTGAAGGCAGTGTCATTCGTTCACCTTTTTCATGTGAGTTTGGTAAAACGATTTCAATAGGTGATAACAGCTTTATTAATCTTAATGTCACCATGCTTGATGGCAGTTTTATTACGCTGGGGAATAATGTCCTTGTGGGGCCGAATACTCAGTTTTACTCGGCAAGCCATGATTTAGATTATCGTCAGCGCCAGCAATGGCAGACCCATTGTTTACCTATTGTGGTTGAAGATGATGTATGGATTGGTGGTAATGCAATTATCAATCAAGGGGTGACAATTGGCGCTCGCTCAGTGATTGCTGCAAACTCTGTGGTGACAAAAGATGTGCCTGCGGATTGCCTCTACGGTGGCACCCCTGCTAAGTTAATTCGACATTTATCTGAAAATAACACCTAA
- a CDS encoding ribosome recycling factor family protein, with product MHKDAITISLPSLIHRIGRESVNQAKVIAVEHHCELKRVRRSRNWTLVGEAIKVQPFNSQLNSVSQESFAYLSKKISAALIVHADKLEPLEAKLIRLITENPSITLAELIQQTQCTEVQARTARFEADTW from the coding sequence ATGCATAAAGACGCTATCACTATTTCACTGCCTTCGCTTATTCATCGCATCGGCAGAGAGAGTGTTAATCAAGCAAAAGTGATAGCTGTTGAGCATCATTGTGAGCTTAAGCGCGTGCGCCGTTCAAGAAACTGGACTCTAGTAGGAGAGGCGATTAAGGTTCAACCTTTTAATAGTCAACTTAACTCAGTAAGCCAAGAATCCTTTGCCTACCTGAGTAAGAAAATATCAGCGGCGTTAATTGTGCATGCCGATAAACTGGAACCTTTAGAAGCTAAACTGATCCGATTAATCACCGAAAATCCTAGTATTACGCTTGCAGAGCTTATCCAGCAAACGCAATGTACCGAAGTGCAAGCTAGAACTGCCAGATTTGAAGCGGATACTTGGTAA
- a CDS encoding GNAT family N-acetyltransferase: MIVENVLPENYAEMLNVWENSVRATYDFITEADIEFFKPIIIEQAFPAVTLRCVKNETGSIQGFVGIHDSKIEMLFILNEARGQGVGKVLLQYAIEQLGATKVDVNEQNPQAVGFYEHIGFKVVSRSPLDDMGKPFPILHMTL, translated from the coding sequence ATGATTGTAGAAAATGTGCTTCCCGAAAATTACGCAGAAATGCTTAATGTTTGGGAAAACTCAGTCCGAGCTACGTATGACTTCATAACAGAAGCAGACATTGAATTTTTTAAACCTATTATCATTGAGCAGGCTTTTCCTGCTGTCACGTTAAGATGTGTTAAAAATGAAACGGGTTCAATACAAGGTTTTGTGGGTATCCACGACTCAAAGATTGAAATGCTTTTCATCTTAAACGAGGCAAGAGGGCAAGGCGTTGGTAAAGTGCTACTGCAATACGCAATAGAGCAGTTAGGCGCAACCAAGGTCGATGTTAATGAACAAAACCCACAGGCAGTAGGCTTCTACGAGCATATAGGGTTTAAAGTCGTTTCTCGTTCGCCACTCGATGATATGGGAAAACCTTTTCCAATTCTGCATATGACACTTTAA